Proteins from one Catenuloplanes atrovinosus genomic window:
- a CDS encoding CTP synthase, protein MSPSTQTRHIFVTGGVASSLGKGLTAASLGNLLTARGLRVVMQKLDPYLNVDPGTMNPFQHGEVFVTEDGAETDLDVGHYERFLDRPLSAKANVTTGQVYSAVIAKERRGEYLGDTVQVIPHVTNEIKERIFAMADPDEDGRVPDVVITEVGGTVGDMESLPFLEAIRQVRHEVGRDRCFYLHVSLVPYLAPSGELKTKPTQHSVAALRNIGIQPDALVCRSDREIPEKLKVKLSLYCDVDREAVVACPDAPSIYDIPKVLHSEGLDAYVVRRLGLSFRDVHWSAWDDLLGRVHQPSGEITIALVGKYVDLPDAYLSVTEAIRAAAFGHRVKANLRWVPSDSCETPAGAAAALAGVDGIVIPGGFGVRGIEGKIGTATFARENRIPVLGLCLGLQCMTIEVARNLAGLDGANSLEFEETVTHPVISTMADQQDIVAGKGDLGGTMRLGAYPAALTPGSIVEEAYGAPEISERHRHRYEVNNDYRDRLSAAGLRFSGTSPDGRLVEFIELDREVHPFFVATQAHPELKSRPTRPHPLFAAFVGAAVRFHKADELPLEIPAPAAPGETAEDGTPAPRGGKRRVGAAK, encoded by the coding sequence TTGAGCCCTTCGACGCAGACCAGGCACATCTTTGTCACGGGGGGCGTCGCCTCCTCACTCGGTAAGGGGCTCACCGCCGCCAGCCTGGGCAATCTGCTGACCGCGCGCGGCCTGCGGGTCGTCATGCAGAAACTGGACCCCTACCTCAACGTCGACCCCGGCACGATGAACCCGTTCCAGCACGGCGAGGTCTTCGTGACCGAGGACGGCGCGGAGACGGACCTGGACGTCGGCCACTACGAGCGGTTCCTGGACCGGCCGCTGTCCGCGAAGGCGAACGTCACCACCGGCCAGGTCTACTCCGCGGTGATCGCCAAGGAGCGGCGCGGCGAGTACCTCGGCGACACCGTGCAGGTCATCCCGCACGTGACGAACGAGATCAAGGAGCGCATCTTCGCGATGGCCGACCCGGACGAGGACGGCCGCGTCCCGGACGTGGTCATCACCGAGGTCGGCGGCACGGTCGGTGACATGGAGTCGCTGCCGTTCCTGGAGGCGATCCGGCAGGTCCGGCACGAGGTCGGCCGCGATCGCTGTTTCTACCTGCACGTCTCGCTGGTGCCGTACCTGGCGCCGTCCGGCGAGCTGAAGACCAAGCCGACCCAGCACTCGGTGGCCGCGCTGCGCAACATCGGCATCCAGCCGGACGCGCTGGTCTGCCGGTCCGACCGGGAGATCCCGGAGAAGCTGAAGGTCAAGCTGTCGCTCTACTGCGACGTCGACCGTGAGGCCGTGGTGGCCTGCCCGGACGCGCCGAGCATCTACGACATCCCGAAGGTGCTGCACTCCGAGGGCCTGGACGCGTACGTGGTGCGCCGGCTCGGGCTGTCCTTCCGGGACGTGCACTGGAGCGCCTGGGACGACCTGCTCGGCCGCGTGCACCAGCCGTCCGGTGAGATCACCATCGCGCTGGTCGGCAAGTACGTGGACCTGCCGGACGCGTACCTGTCGGTGACCGAGGCGATCCGCGCTGCCGCGTTCGGCCACCGGGTCAAGGCGAACCTCCGCTGGGTGCCGAGCGACTCCTGCGAGACCCCGGCCGGCGCCGCCGCCGCGCTCGCCGGCGTGGACGGCATCGTGATCCCGGGCGGCTTCGGCGTCCGCGGTATCGAGGGCAAGATCGGCACGGCCACGTTCGCCCGGGAGAACCGGATTCCGGTGCTCGGGCTCTGCCTCGGCCTGCAGTGCATGACCATCGAGGTGGCGCGCAATCTGGCCGGGCTGGACGGGGCGAACTCACTGGAGTTCGAGGAGACCGTGACCCACCCGGTGATCTCCACGATGGCGGACCAGCAGGACATCGTGGCCGGCAAGGGCGACCTGGGCGGCACCATGCGGCTGGGTGCGTACCCGGCCGCGCTGACGCCGGGCTCGATCGTCGAGGAGGCGTACGGCGCGCCGGAGATTTCCGAGCGGCACCGCCACCGGTACGAGGTCAACAACGACTACCGGGACCGGCTCTCCGCCGCCGGCCTGCGCTTCTCCGGCACCTCGCCGGACGGCCGGCTGGTCGAGTTCATCGAGCTGGACCGCGAGGTGCATCCGTTCTTCGTGGCCACCCAGGCGCACCCGGAGCTGAAGAGCCGGCCGACCCGGCCGCATCCGCTGTTCGCCGCGTTCGTCGGTGCGGCCGTGCGGTTCCACAAGGCGGACGAGCTGCCGCTGGAGATCCCGGCCCCGGCCGCCCCGGGCGAGACCGCCGAGGACGGGACGCCGGCGCCGCGCGGTGGCAAGCGCCGGGTCGGGGCCGCGAAGTGA
- a CDS encoding NUDIX hydrolase — protein MTGFAHSVISRTERYSGRVFTVVTDRVTMPGGGAADRDYLRHVGAVGVVALDDEGRIVLIGQYRHAVGRRLWELPAGLRDVQGEELATGALRELAEEADLRAGRIDVLIDLHTSPGFTNEQIRIFLARDLSPVPEPERHDRTDEEADIELRRVPLDEAVAMVFAGDITNAAAVAGVLAAARARDLDWAPLRPSDAPTPA, from the coding sequence GTGACCGGCTTCGCGCACTCGGTGATCAGCCGCACCGAGCGGTACAGCGGGCGGGTGTTCACCGTGGTCACCGACCGGGTCACCATGCCCGGCGGTGGCGCGGCGGACCGCGACTACCTGCGGCACGTCGGCGCGGTCGGCGTGGTCGCGCTGGACGACGAGGGCCGGATCGTGCTGATCGGGCAGTACCGGCACGCGGTCGGCCGCCGGCTCTGGGAGCTGCCGGCCGGACTGCGCGACGTGCAGGGCGAGGAACTGGCCACGGGCGCGCTGCGCGAGCTGGCCGAGGAGGCGGACCTGCGGGCCGGCCGGATCGACGTGCTGATCGACCTGCACACGTCGCCCGGCTTCACCAACGAGCAGATCCGGATCTTCCTGGCCCGCGACCTGTCGCCGGTGCCCGAGCCCGAGCGGCACGACCGTACGGACGAGGAGGCCGACATCGAGCTGCGCCGGGTGCCGCTGGACGAGGCGGTGGCGATGGTCTTCGCCGGCGACATCACCAACGCGGCCGCGGTCGCCGGCGTGCTGGCCGCGGCCCGGGCCCGCGACCTGGACTGGGCGCCGCTGCGACCGAGCGACGCTCCGACACCTGCCTGA